A window of Ammospiza nelsoni isolate bAmmNel1 chromosome 19, bAmmNel1.pri, whole genome shotgun sequence contains these coding sequences:
- the RBFOX3 gene encoding RNA binding protein fox-1 homolog 3 isoform X3, giving the protein MLCSMANSGCLLVSNSGMLPHSLPCPPAFLYLQQGNQDATAPPDAMAQPYPPAQYPPPPQNGIPAEFAPPPHPTQDYSGQSTVPEHAMSLYTPAQSHPEPAGSDASTQSIAGTQTVPQTDEAAQTDSQQLHSSDTTDKQQPKRLHVSNIPFRFRDPDLRQMFGQFGKILDVEIIFNERGSKGFGFVTFETSTDADRAREKLNGTIVEGRKIEVNNATARVMTNKKVANPYTNGWKLNPVVGAVYGPEFYAVTGFPYPATGTAVAYRGAHLRGRGRAVYNTFRAAPPPPPIPAYGAVVYQDGFYGAEIYGGYAAYRYAQPAAAAAAYSDSYGRVYAAADPYHHTIGPAATYSIGTM; this is encoded by the exons ATGCTGTGCTCCATGGCTAACTCGGGCTGCCTCCTTGTCTCCAACTCAGGCATGCTTCCTCACTCTCTCCCCTGTCCTCCAGCCTTCCTCTACCTCCAACAG GGTAACCAGGACGCCACGGCCCCGCCGGACGCCATGGCCCAGCCCTACCCCCCCGCCCAGTACCCCCCGCCCCCCCAGAACGGGATCCCCGCAGAGTTCGCCCCCCCGCCGCACCCCACGCAGGACTACTCGGGGCAGAGCACGGTCCCGGAGCACGCCATGAGCCTCTAcacaccagcacagagccaccccGAGCCGGCGGGCAGCGACGCCAGCACGCAGTCCATAGCAGGGACACAGACGGTACCG CAGACAGACGAGGCGGCACAGACAGACAGCCAGCAGCTACACTCCTCAGACACCACAGACAAGCAGCAGCCCAAGAGGTTACACGTCTCCAACATTCCCTTTCGGTTCCGGGACCCCGACCTGCGGCAAATGTTTGGG CAATTTGGGAAAATCCTGGACGTGGAGATCATTTTCAATGAGCGGGGCTCCAAG GGTTTTGGGTTTGTAACTTTTGAAACTAGCACAGATGCCGACCGGGCACGGGAGAAGCTGAATGGCACCATCGTAGAGGGCCGGAAGATTGAG GTGAACAACGCCACGGCCCGAGTCATGACCAACAAGAAGGTGGCCAACCCCTACACCAACG gctgGAAGCTGAACCCGGTGGTGGGAGCAGTCTACGGCCCCGAATTCTACGCAG TAACGGGGTTCCCGTACCCCGCCACGGGGACGGCCGTGGCCTACCGAGGGGCGCacctgcggggccggggccgtgccGTGTACAACACCTtccgcgccgcgccgccgccgccgcccatCCCCGCCTACGGCGC GGTCGTCTACCAGGATGGGTTCTACGGAGCTGAGATCTAC GGGGGCTATGCTGCCTACAGGTACGCCCAGcccgcagcagcagcggccGCCTACAGCGACAG CTACGGCAGAGTGTACGCAGCAGCAGACCCCTACCACCATACCATCGGCCCCGCCGCCACGTACAGCATCGGCACCATG TGA
- the RBFOX3 gene encoding RNA binding protein fox-1 homolog 3 isoform X2 yields MLCSMANSGCLLVSNSGMLPHSLPCPPAFLYLQQGNQDATAPPDAMAQPYPPAQYPPPPQNGIPAEFAPPPHPTQDYSGQSTVPEHAMSLYTPAQSHPEPAGSDASTQSIAGTQTVPTDEAAQTDSQQLHSSDTTDKQQPKRLHVSNIPFRFRDPDLRQMFGQFGKILDVEIIFNERGSKGFGFVTFETSTDADRAREKLNGTIVEGRKIEVNNATARVMTNKKVANPYTNGWKLNPVVGAVYGPEFYAVTGFPYPATGTAVAYRGAHLRGRGRAVYNTFRAAPPPPPIPAYGAVVYQDGFYGAEIYGGYAAYRYAQPAAAAAAYSDSYGRVYAAADPYHHTIGPAATYSIGTMASLYRGGYSRFTPY; encoded by the exons ATGCTGTGCTCCATGGCTAACTCGGGCTGCCTCCTTGTCTCCAACTCAGGCATGCTTCCTCACTCTCTCCCCTGTCCTCCAGCCTTCCTCTACCTCCAACAG GGTAACCAGGACGCCACGGCCCCGCCGGACGCCATGGCCCAGCCCTACCCCCCCGCCCAGTACCCCCCGCCCCCCCAGAACGGGATCCCCGCAGAGTTCGCCCCCCCGCCGCACCCCACGCAGGACTACTCGGGGCAGAGCACGGTCCCGGAGCACGCCATGAGCCTCTAcacaccagcacagagccaccccGAGCCGGCGGGCAGCGACGCCAGCACGCAGTCCATAGCAGGGACACAGACGGTACCG ACAGACGAGGCGGCACAGACAGACAGCCAGCAGCTACACTCCTCAGACACCACAGACAAGCAGCAGCCCAAGAGGTTACACGTCTCCAACATTCCCTTTCGGTTCCGGGACCCCGACCTGCGGCAAATGTTTGGG CAATTTGGGAAAATCCTGGACGTGGAGATCATTTTCAATGAGCGGGGCTCCAAG GGTTTTGGGTTTGTAACTTTTGAAACTAGCACAGATGCCGACCGGGCACGGGAGAAGCTGAATGGCACCATCGTAGAGGGCCGGAAGATTGAG GTGAACAACGCCACGGCCCGAGTCATGACCAACAAGAAGGTGGCCAACCCCTACACCAACG gctgGAAGCTGAACCCGGTGGTGGGAGCAGTCTACGGCCCCGAATTCTACGCAG TAACGGGGTTCCCGTACCCCGCCACGGGGACGGCCGTGGCCTACCGAGGGGCGCacctgcggggccggggccgtgccGTGTACAACACCTtccgcgccgcgccgccgccgccgcccatCCCCGCCTACGGCGC GGTCGTCTACCAGGATGGGTTCTACGGAGCTGAGATCTAC GGGGGCTATGCTGCCTACAGGTACGCCCAGcccgcagcagcagcggccGCCTACAGCGACAG CTACGGCAGAGTGTACGCAGCAGCAGACCCCTACCACCATACCATCGGCCCCGCCGCCACGTACAGCATCGGCACCATG GCTAGTCTATACCGAGGAGGGTACAGCCGCTTCACTCCCTACTAG
- the ENGASE gene encoding cytosolic endo-beta-N-acetylglucosaminidase translates to MAEAAEGPARRGKRTGAEAGAAAEEPAEAERAARRRRSLQPAADIQGTTVLHDTISDRPQPLPARYFDTKTTEPISFFLTGLEELLAWQPNSNDEFNVSAVPLAKRQPPLHSSRPRTLVCHDMRGGYLEDRFIQGSATRNPYVFYHWRYIDIFVYFSHHTVTIPPVVWTNAAHRNSVPVLGTFITEWTDGEKLCEAFLAGGEEAYGAVAEQLARIAQHYRFDGWLVNIENKLSAAAVGNLRLFLRDLTARVHSAVPGGLVIWYDSVLKDGTLRWQNELNDQNRMFFDACDGLFTNYNWKEEQLERSQRLAGPRLNDVYVGVDVFARGDVIGGGFDTDKSLRLIRQFGLSAAIFAPGWVYEHLGKENFLQNENRFWGSLAEYLPTHSICTLPLTTSFSLGMGTSTFLDGKDEDSGPWYDLSAQDIQPLYPEQQGTLSTSCCLQDAWCGGSSLQLQGTIPPGEERVAVRLFSLQMPAPPKLFLTLLYKLEGPQPDDFTVALEVTTWDSGICFEGNPTSLPEPNGRYHPRFLPAPPPGLAKLLTACHRGSRGWTSWCYELELQDCSLRDLSLIVSRQQPSPQETPFTCLLGEIRVLDMASVAASPPQVQGVTASQLWWQEGPEPGQLSLSLTLRWSFPPGRARWFRVLSQGARCRGGQTAPQVLGLAQGCLFRAVGLALPRPAPAQSCRLELLVEPVLRDELPVEPERWGRLVLVYSAPGSGASSDGH, encoded by the exons atGGCGGAGGCGGCGGAGGGGCCGGCGCGGCGCGGGAAGCGGACGGGAGCCGAGGCCGGGGCCGCGGCGGAGGAGCCGGCGGAGGCCGAGCGGGccgcgcggcggcggcggag CTTGCAGCCGGCGGCGGACATCCAGGGAACCACTGTCCTGCATGACACCATCAGCGACCGcccgcagcccctgcccg CAAGGTACTTTGACACGAAGACCACGGAGCCCATCAGCTTCTTCTTGACcggcctggaggagctgctggcctggcagcCCAACAGCAACGATGAGTTCAATGTGTCAGCCGTGCCCCTGGCCAagcggcagcccccgctccacagcagcaggccCCGGACGCTGGTGTGCCACGACATGCGTGGCGGGTACCTGGAGGACAG gtTCATCCAGGGCTCGGCCACACGCAACCCCTATGTCTTCTACCACTGGCGCTACATCGACATCTTCGTCTACTTCAGCCACCACACTGTGACCATCCCGCCCGTGGTCTGGACCAACGCGGCACACCGGAACAGCGTCCCCGTGCTGG GCACGTTCATCACGGAGTGGACAGATGGGGAGAAGCTGTGCGAGGCGTTCCTGGCCGGCGGGGAGGAGGCGTACGGCGCCGTGGCCGAGCAGCTGGCGCGCATCGCCCAGCACTACCGCTTCGATGGCTGGCTGGTCAACATCGAGAACAAGCTGAGC GCGGCAGCTGTGGGGAACCTGCGCCTCTTCCTGCGGGACCTGACAGCACGGGTGCACAGCGCTGTGCCAGGGGGGCTGGTGATCTGGTATGACAGCGTCCTGAAGGATGGCACACTGAGGTGGCAGAACGAGCTGAATGATCAGAATAG GATGTTCTTTGATGCCTGTGACGGGCTGTTCACCAACTACAACtggaaggaggagcagctggagcgcTCGCAGAGGCTGGCTGGTCCACGCCTAAATGATGTCTATGTCGGCGTTGATGTCTTTGCCCGTGGAGATGTCATTGGTGGTGGCTTCGACACTGACAAG TCCCTGCGCCTGATCCGCCAGTTTGGCCTCTCTGCAGCCATCTTCGCTCCTGGCTGGGTCTACGAGCACCTGGGCAAGGAAAACTTCCTGCAGAACGAGAACAG GTTCTGGGGCTCGCTGGCAGAGTACCTGCCCACGCACAGCATTTGCACACTGCCTCTCACCACCTCCTTCAGCCTGGGCATGGGCACCAGCACATTCCTGGATGGGAAG GATGAAGACTCTGGGCCCTGGTACGACCTGAGCGCACAGGACATCCAGCCGCTGTACCCGGAGCAGCAGGGCACGCTGagcaccagctgctgcctgcaggatgcCTGGTGTGggggcagctccctgcagctgcagggcaccaTTCCCCCCGGCGAGGAGCGCGTGGCTGTCCG CCTCTTCTCTTTGCAGATGCCAGCCCCTCCCAAGCTCTTCCTGACCCTGCTCTACAAGCTGGAGGGGCCACAGCCCGATGACTTCACAGTGGCACTGGAGGTCACCACCTGGGACTCAGGGATTTGCTTCGAGGGCAACCCCACCTCTCTTCCTG AGCCCAATGGCCGGTACCACCCCCGGTTCCTGCCGGCGCCACCGCCCGGCCTCGCCAAGCTGCTCACCGCCTGCCACCGTGGCTCCCGTGGCTGGACCAGCTG GTGCTacgagctggagctgcaggactgCAGCCTACGAGACCTGTCCCTGATTGTGTCCCGCCAGCAGCCCAGCCCGCAGGAGACACCGTTCACCTGCCTGCTTGGGGAGATCCGG gtgctggacatggccagcgTGGCGGCCTCCCCGCCGCAGGTGCAGGGCGTGACGGCCTCGCAGCTCTGGTGGCAGGAGGGCCCCGAGCCCGGGCAGCTCTCGCTCAGCCTCACCCTGCGCTGGTCCTTcccgcccggccgggcccggtGGTTCCGTGTGCTGAGCCAGGGCGCCCGGTGCCGCGGGGGCCAGACGGCGCCgcaggtgctggggctggcgcAGGGCTGCCTGTTCCGCGCCGTGGGGCTGGCGCTGCCGCGGCCGGCGCCCGCGCAGTCCTGCCGGCTGGAGCTGCTCGTGGAGCCCGTGCTGCGGGACGAGCTGCCCGTGGAGCCTGAGCGCTGGGGCCGCCTCGTGCTGGTCTATTCCGCACCAGGCAGTGGCGCCAGCTCAGATGGGCATTAA
- the RBFOX3 gene encoding RNA binding protein fox-1 homolog 3 isoform X1, with translation MLCSMANSGCLLVSNSGMLPHSLPCPPAFLYLQQGNQDATAPPDAMAQPYPPAQYPPPPQNGIPAEFAPPPHPTQDYSGQSTVPEHAMSLYTPAQSHPEPAGSDASTQSIAGTQTVPQTDEAAQTDSQQLHSSDTTDKQQPKRLHVSNIPFRFRDPDLRQMFGQFGKILDVEIIFNERGSKGFGFVTFETSTDADRAREKLNGTIVEGRKIEVNNATARVMTNKKVANPYTNGWKLNPVVGAVYGPEFYAVTGFPYPATGTAVAYRGAHLRGRGRAVYNTFRAAPPPPPIPAYGAVVYQDGFYGAEIYGGYAAYRYAQPAAAAAAYSDSYGRVYAAADPYHHTIGPAATYSIGTMASLYRGGYSRFTPY, from the exons ATGCTGTGCTCCATGGCTAACTCGGGCTGCCTCCTTGTCTCCAACTCAGGCATGCTTCCTCACTCTCTCCCCTGTCCTCCAGCCTTCCTCTACCTCCAACAG GGTAACCAGGACGCCACGGCCCCGCCGGACGCCATGGCCCAGCCCTACCCCCCCGCCCAGTACCCCCCGCCCCCCCAGAACGGGATCCCCGCAGAGTTCGCCCCCCCGCCGCACCCCACGCAGGACTACTCGGGGCAGAGCACGGTCCCGGAGCACGCCATGAGCCTCTAcacaccagcacagagccaccccGAGCCGGCGGGCAGCGACGCCAGCACGCAGTCCATAGCAGGGACACAGACGGTACCG CAGACAGACGAGGCGGCACAGACAGACAGCCAGCAGCTACACTCCTCAGACACCACAGACAAGCAGCAGCCCAAGAGGTTACACGTCTCCAACATTCCCTTTCGGTTCCGGGACCCCGACCTGCGGCAAATGTTTGGG CAATTTGGGAAAATCCTGGACGTGGAGATCATTTTCAATGAGCGGGGCTCCAAG GGTTTTGGGTTTGTAACTTTTGAAACTAGCACAGATGCCGACCGGGCACGGGAGAAGCTGAATGGCACCATCGTAGAGGGCCGGAAGATTGAG GTGAACAACGCCACGGCCCGAGTCATGACCAACAAGAAGGTGGCCAACCCCTACACCAACG gctgGAAGCTGAACCCGGTGGTGGGAGCAGTCTACGGCCCCGAATTCTACGCAG TAACGGGGTTCCCGTACCCCGCCACGGGGACGGCCGTGGCCTACCGAGGGGCGCacctgcggggccggggccgtgccGTGTACAACACCTtccgcgccgcgccgccgccgccgcccatCCCCGCCTACGGCGC GGTCGTCTACCAGGATGGGTTCTACGGAGCTGAGATCTAC GGGGGCTATGCTGCCTACAGGTACGCCCAGcccgcagcagcagcggccGCCTACAGCGACAG CTACGGCAGAGTGTACGCAGCAGCAGACCCCTACCACCATACCATCGGCCCCGCCGCCACGTACAGCATCGGCACCATG GCTAGTCTATACCGAGGAGGGTACAGCCGCTTCACTCCCTACTAG